The DNA window ATGAAGTCTTCAACACGCCGACATACATTACATCAGGCCGGTGTGAACTCTGAGTCCAGCTCCTTCTGGCAGCTTCGACACGAGAACCTGTCCGACTGCTTCTCCTCAGCTCGTCAGCAACCTGCCAAAGGAGCCCCCCCCTGCTGTTCCCCCCCGAGTGTTTCTGCTTCCTAACGTCCAGCTCGGAACCCGCAGGCCCtcagaggggtgggggggggggccgggccCTGGGTCGTGTGGTTTACAGTTAATGACGTGTTGTATAAAGTCCACCGCTGCAACATACAGTCATAAAACGAAAAAGCCCCTCTGGTTATATTCTCTACTCTTGTGCTTACTTCtgccttttttaatattttgttttgcccgagttgtgtgtgtgtgatgacaacCTCCTCATAGCCACATGTGCACACGTAACACTAACACAATCCTCCCACCAGAGTCACACAAAAGCAACAACCGCCCTCGTGCTGTGATCCGCTACGGGACCGGTTTGTCCTGAGCGAGCAAACGGCTCAGGAGAAAACATGTGTGCAGAACAATAACAGGACGGCAGCTTCACCCTGAATCTACTGtacaaagagggggggggggggatgtgaggCAGCTGGGGTTTGTGTGATTTACGACcgggataataaaatgtgttcgTGGCTCCAGCAGAAATagtttcatttttctttcttcttcttcttcttttttcttttgcagataACTATGGAGGATATGAGAACCGTCTTTTCAAAGGTAATGATGGAGCCGCTCTGTCGTATTCTAAATATTATTAAACTTACACAATTTAATTTACACAATCTCCCAGTTCTCTATGTGCACACGTTTTGTGTGAGAGGAAAAGTTTTTAACCATGAACTTGCTCCTGTTTCATTTTTCCCTCATGAGAATCAGCgtgattgtttttattgcttataACACATAGTGGAGTTAGTGGTTGTAATCCCCCATAATTACCTGCTTTTGACTGATGGAAAAACGTTATAATGACGAGGAAAGTTTCAATAAACCACAGTGTCTGAAACCAAACATATCATCTTGAATCTGGGTAATTAAACATGAATGTGATGGATAAAGTTCTGTAATGTCAACGCAAATGATTTcgtaaatgtggttttattcaAGGTTCAAAGGTTATTCTATAATATCTTGAGTCCATATTGTCTCTGTGCAGATGCTGATTGTTGATTATCTTAAACTGACAAAATAATCCCTTATCTTAATATCATGTTTTGAGATTTATCATGTTTACGTTCTTTTCCTTGTCTTGCTTTTCCAGAGGAGGACCtcacaggagaggaagaggagatgccTTCCTTTAGAGGTGAAGgtcacaaatacacatgcacacaacaacaacaatgaacaTATTATAGTTTTTAATCATCCACTCACTCATGTTGATATCGATGTGTTTCCAGGTCGTAGCAGAGGAGGCTGTGTGAGGTGCCAGCAGAGCAGCTCACTCCAGCTGGCCGTCAAGGTTCTCTATGGATTCATCGCGTTCCTCATCATCACAGTGGCCGTGCTGGCATCGCTTGGTGAGCTCAGtctgatatttatttttcatcaccTCCCTTGTTACCTCCTGCAGCTGGATGCATTCATCACGCAAAAGAGTCGTTAGTATATCTAACAGGATCTGTATATTCAGCTAATTTCCTGGAACGTTTCCTCACAATTAGCTGTGAAAGATAATTCCAAGAAAAGGCCAATGCAGGTGTCTGGAGGTTTTGATTAACATTTCAAttataaatgtatgtttatgAATTTTCTTTACTGAGGTAGCATatcattttgtagttttaatcAAAAAACTCAGATATAACAAGTTGGAACTAACattttctctattttctttCGTATTTTATGGTAAATTGTGAAATATAGACGTAACTAGCAGGGAAACATGAGCTAATCACAATTAGAATATGAGGAAAGTTTCCAGGAAGTTGCACGGAGAATATAAGTGGTGATAAAATAAAGGTTTACCAAAGTGAAGTGAGCAAATAAGTTTGTCGTGGGAACTGGTCGGACTCTgctgtgtatgaatgtgtctcAATAAAACTAAGGTCCATTTACAGAAGAAATGAAAGTGGTGCTGGGTCCTGAGTGCCATGTTCTACCTGACAGCTGCTCCACGTCAACAGATGCTTTCCCCATTAACGAGACTCTTTATTGGGTTTCAAAGTCATAAATCCTCCACTTTTACTACTGTTCAGGGTctcagaggagagagtgaggggcGTGGTGCAgaaaccacacaacacaacacacacacacacacacacacacacacacacacacacacacaaaacaaggtTGCATTCAGGTACAGAGAGTTAATAAAGTCTGGTTTCATTCAAGCTGTGAACTGCGTGTGGGCATTTCTCACACGTACATGGTGCATGTGCTGGAAACATGTCCACGCGCATGTTCATGATTTGGCACTTTCACTGTTTTGTATAGTACTTTAAGGAGGTAACGAATTATAATCACGAAACTGGTCAGAGAAGACGTCCTTACATTTTAGTGCACATCTGGTGAAGAGGTTAGATCCTGAATTGTCttgttttaacattgtgagatgtttttattatttggtgcagcttgaattgAGACACACATACTTTTCACTTAATCCTAAGTAATGTTAAAAGTTCTAGTTGATATTGTTCATTCTACTTGCTTCATGAATCTTTCATACATACAATCATAGTTTCAGAGATATGAAAGGATTAAAACTCTGGAAGGAAACATAATCTTAACGTGTCAACATGTTTATACTGTCTATTTAAGTGTTAAAAAATGCACTTCAGCATTTGTGAACCATCATAAGACCCACACATTGGCCACACATACTGTTGCTGTTTTGTAACGCTTCATACACAGAAACAGCTCTGAGTTCGTGGTTTTTGTCAACTTACAGCTGTACGACACCAAAGCATCGAAAAACTTAGTGTCAACAGAAAAGATATTGCACTTGGCTGCAACTCCTTAAATGTGCTGAAGGAGAAAAACACCAACCTTTGATTTTTCCCTTCCCGGCAGAACAtctgttttatgacaaatacatgATTCTGGAGAAATGTGTTAAGAAACAAGCGTGAAatgaagtaattttttttttccgacaCTTTACAGtattgaaaaacacaattttcaaGTCTTACTCTACTGCTGGAAATGTGTAGTTTCCACGTTAGGTTTTATTGATTCTTCACGACTCTTTTGCACGAAATGCACCACGAGCCATGTTAAGCATCATCGTCACTGCAGCTAATGCAGCATGTGGAAGTATTTATTTGTGCAAACATGCTGTGGAAGAGACCTGCATTAACCCCTCGAATGGATGTGAGCAAACACATAATACAAACTCACACCGTCTCAAATTCACACAAAACTCACACTCACTGAGTTGTTGTCGCCCTCCTGGGAAATATGCTGGTGGAGCCGGATGTGAGCAGCTGGTTAAACCACCATATATCAGTGTTTCAGTTCCATTTGTCAAGGTTTTAAAGATAATTTCCTGTTTTTACTCCTTTTAATACTTCCTATTTCCTGTTAACACCAAAGAACCTCTGATGTTTTTCATATCTGCCTCCACTCGGAAGCATTATCggtgttttattaatttaccTGATGCTTATCTGTTATtgttttacctgttaaaagcaTAATAGTTTTTCTCCtcctatattttatatttattaaacatttacCTTTACCTTTTCTCCAGTCTTCAGGAAGGTGGACAGGATGTCGGAGGAAGAGTCCGTCTACCACAGTAAAATCACCAAAGCTCAACAAGGAATCGATGGTAAATTATCTAGATTGTgttgttaatatttaatattttactacAGCTCATTTTTAGCAGCTTCtaaccacagaagaagagcagTTATTatagagaatatatatatatatatgtatattataaaGAGGTCAAAGTGTCATTACAACTTTTTCTCCATTTCcactgtccctcctcctcctcctcctcctcctcctcctcctcctactcctcctcctcctcctcctcctcctcctcctcctcctcctcctcctcctcctcctcctctcagaccTGAGCTCCACCTCCAACTGCTCAGGCTGTCTGGATGTGACGCTGTACAGCGAGGAGATCAGCCGGCTGAAGAGAGAGTTCGAGGACATCCAGAAAATGATACTGGGGCAAGAGCAGGTGAATCAGATATTCCCTGAACAATTCCAAAgccaaagatattcagtttgtaataagataaaacactgaaaatcaTCACATTCTTAACCTCTATTTTATGGTTCATATAAACTTTCCTCATTACACTAACATTAGCTTGTATTTAGCtgtaaatttatatatatattcactctTTCTTGATCCAGCACCTGGACCAGGCGTCACAGACCCAGGACACTCTGAAGGCCACCAACTCCCGGCTGATACGTGATATGCAAAACCACCTGACGATGATCAGGTTCCTCAACCAGTCTCTGGAGAGGTACCTGGATCGGGTGGAGGCCTGGAAGGAGGTGATCGAGGAAAGTGAGGAGAAGATGAACACGCTGACGGAGGATCAGTACGACGTCAAAGCCACGGCGCATCAGGTCAACACCACAGTGGCTCTCAGGTGAATGAAAAGCTCAGTGGAGAAACAGATAATATACATAAACTGTGGGCCTATCTCGCAATACTGGACTGAAGAAGAGCCAGGTTACTAGCAAGGCCAAATTAACTGAGTAAAGAGAACACAGAATAATATCTGATCCACTGCAGCTCACaggtctcctgctgtgttccccTCTGCCCTTTAGTGCAATGTGGATCGACGCCCTGCAGAGAAAAGCAGACGAGGAGACTCTGGTCCTCCAGAAGCTGACCAGCGACTGGCAGAACTACAGCCGCGTCCTGACCGctctcaaatcaaacacaagcaTCACCACGCAAAACATGCGCTTCCTCCAGAACAACGTCGCTGCAGACCACCAGAGGATCGCCATGACCACCGAGGTGTACTACGCCCTCAATCAGCAGGTCTGTGTCTATTCACTAGAAAATAGTTGAATTGGCTGAAGTGAGATGAGCGATGAAGAGCAGATGTTTTTGGTGCCATTTTACACTGTTACACACAGGCCATAGAAAATGTGAGTTGAagtaactgtaaataaaaatggacgacGAGTCTTTATctccaaaaatgaagccaaaataaccAGGATTTGGGATATTGGTGCAGCCATCGTACGCTTTTGTGCAGGCGTGGTCGGGGTGTGGATCCGCACTCGACCACTCTTTGTGTAGATTAGAGCTCAGACCGAGGCCTTGTATCGAGTTTCCTGACGACCACAGAGCTGCAACGTGTATCTGTGTGTTCCCCAGGTGATAAACCTGCAGATGCAGCTCGAAAATGTGACGTCTTTCATGGATGAACACGAGGAGAACATGCATGACCTTCACTACCATTCCAGGTAACACACGGGCCTAATAGATCTCACATTGCGCGAGTGACATTAATTCCCTGGAGGATTACCAGGAGCATTATTCTGTATGACCAGCCCGATCTGTCTTCTTCAGGTACTATGAGAACCGCACAGGTGAGCGTTTCTCCGCCTTGGACGGTCGTCTGAACTCCATCATGATGGAGATCGAAACGGTCTCCTCCAGCATCAACGCCACCGTCAGCCACGTCCAGAGCATGTACAAGTACATCAACATCGAGAGCTCGTCCTGCCAGAGCCGCCtgggcagacacacagaggatcTACAGGTTGTAAACACACTAGAAATCAGAATCGTTTTATAATTTCCTCGATCGACCAATATGAGTAAACGCAAGATGCAGAAATTTTGCCTAATGCAAGTAATAAAGCAGCTGGTGTACCTCCCCATGAGTGCACTTCTCTTGTCTGTGAGCCAAATGTAGTTCAAGATTAGACCCATTGTGTAACTGCCAGTTACAAAACCACATGCTGTGACTATACATTTCTTGACACACAACCTAGACTGTTGTTAAATATTACTTATGTCTCCATCCCCTTGTTTTCCTCTGACTCTTCATCCTCACAAACCTTCTGCAGAATCTGAACAGCACAGTGTTGTTACTCCTACACATGGCCGACACCCTGAGTCAGCAGAGCATGATGTTGAATGTGCGACTGGACGTGGACGTCAGGAACCTGACCAtggtgatggaggagatgaagcTTGTGGACGTTCACCATAAACAGCTCATTACCAACTTCACTATAGTAAAAGGTACAATATTGACACGTTCAGATCCCCCTTAGTCCactgttctttttaaaaacttcaTCTCACTGTTTTTTATCAACAGGGGCTCCTGGACCCCCGGGGCCCAAAGGTTACCGTGGTGAAAATGGTCCAAAAGGGCCTTTAGGACTGCCTGGAAGCAAAGGGGACAGAGGCGTCTTAGGAAGTCGTGGATCCGCTGGACCGAAGGGGGCTCTTGGTCCTTTAGGTACTCGAGGTGGGTCAGGGCCCCCCGGCAATAAAGGGACAGTCGGGATCAAAGGAGCCAAAGGTGCTCTTGGTACCCCAGGGCCAGGTGGTGTACCGGGCCAGAAAGGTGACATTGGTCCCTCGGGTAGAGACGGTCTTCCAGGGCCCCCAGGGTCCACAGGGCTGCAGGGTCAGTCAGGACTACCAGGCATCATTGGGCCAGCAGGACCAAGAGGAAAACCAGGGCCAGTAGGGGCACCCGGACCACCAGGAACCCCCGGACCTCCAGGCTTTTCATACAGACATGACCAAATCAACACGCAGAAGCAGACCATGGCGCCTGTCGCTGGGTCGAAGAGGCAGTAGAGAGGTGGATGGAGATATGGACCAGAGGAGATTCATCCAGTGCTAAGAAGCTTAAGAATCATAGTCTTAAGCAATATCATCCATTGTGACTGGAGATGTGACAATCCATTTGTATGGGATGTGCAAGACAATGGAAAACTTTATGAACAAATGCAACACATCAAATTGGAGATGGGGCTTTTACAAGAGGCCCGTCCGAAATGTAGTAACACGGCCACAAGAGAAGaaccaagaggaagaaggcaGAACTGCAACCATGGACTGAACTGCTCAACTCAAGTCTGGAAGTGGACCGTGTTCGGAAATACTTTTTCTTGTAATAGGTTCAAATAcaacagacccccccccccccctggttttCCATATGCAAACAACAAAGTACAGAATGAGCTAATGGCAGAATTAAGTACTCGTCATTGATGATGTGAGAAAAAGGATTACAAATAATCCGTTATTGAATTTGAAGTCTTGCCCATAGTTGAATGTACTGGAATTAAAGAATGTGCTAAAGCTCACAGGGCTTAATGAATAGAAGAGATGTTAACCACAGGAATAAAGTGGTGTTTTCTACAAGAAGGTTTACATTCCCATGCACTACTATATGGGCACAGATAGACTtagctttgtgttgtttttacacatcaTGTACACCATTACATACGCTTTCTCTGGTGGATAGCACTTTATTGGTTCTTAAAGTGTACAAATTAAGGTTGgttttgcttttatttcagtttgtcagAGCAGGTTCTCTGAGGACTTTGTTTTTATCTACTGGGCAAAGCTGTcagtggagctggagccagGAGGTGCTTGGCATAAAGACTGGAAGGAAGGGGGAGACGGAGAGGAATTACATGCTGTAACTATTACTTGACTAACTAAGTCCCTTTAAAAACCACAGATTGTCATTCTCTCATACAGAAGAGAGTGTTGACACCAAAACACAGAATGCCAGTCAGATTCGGCTCAGCTAAttttctctctggctcagtcAAGCTGCTTTTGGAGAGAACCCAAACTTCAAGGTGTAatgggaaaattattacatatcatgacacaacaagcaattatcaattctggatgtttaattcaaaccgtctgcggacggtttacaaaggtcaagtcacgacaacagacttgacctcaatggcacagagctcaaacatcacggtgacagatatgagggcaatggcaatgagctctcaaaagtacactccatttatacaatcagatccctcctctccacagtaaaatacatttgtccaatcagcttctctccatgtcgtttacaggaagaccagacattggtctctggcggtctctttgaagtttgaacaagatgctaaacgcatcttgttccagaccctgtgagtttctcagagatctcctgtctctgcaggtcacacctattagcctttgaagctccctgctgcagaagacttaattggcccctgttgagaaaccttttgttcacactagactgagaaggccacttctataaggcccttcaagagtattatgcatagtgttaacttgagctaaactctgactatgagtcttaaacacagaaatacatctttcagtaaacttctttctatataaatgtaatctgttacatttgaacatgtctaaatacaaaattcccatcacaattcctccctttttatcaatctgggatcaacatctttataacatctcatcatttagattgggaattttccaggatatgtgaatttcAAAAATTGATCttaattaaagaagtaacactagtcttagcgcaaaaacaatacaacagagttacacaattgaaaatgatcagtttctacaaacttcaataacgtattttacaattattaaaatgatgatcatcatattatcaaaatgttcactgtattggtgccacacttcgtcctgatcgtgtgtcgaacacctccttgttgaagaacatcttgtttcagagacatcttgtatgctctgactttgatgatcagaaatttgatgttgttcctgccaagcattcgtgagcagggaaaccatctcttttcccttgaatgcttctcagtcgtataatcatgtgttgctgatctcctgttggtgcggttgtgttcagcgtgtagctcttcaaatgtgttgactctccttgcaacacctaaaaatttcagactgaagctcacacactggcacaaagcacttcccgtcctgtagatccacccctggctctggaaatcctcctg is part of the Limanda limanda chromosome 18, fLimLim1.1, whole genome shotgun sequence genome and encodes:
- the scara3 gene encoding scavenger receptor class A member 3: MKSSTRRHTLHQAGVNSESSSFWQLRHENLSDCFSSAQSHKSNNRPRAVIRYGTDNYGGYENRLFKEEDLTGEEEEMPSFRGRSRGGCVRCQQSSSLQLAVKVLYGFIAFLIITVAVLASLVFRKVDRMSEEESVYHSKITKAQQGIDDLSSTSNCSGCLDVTLYSEEISRLKREFEDIQKMILGQEQHLDQASQTQDTLKATNSRLIRDMQNHLTMIRFLNQSLERYLDRVEAWKEVIEESEEKMNTLTEDQYDVKATAHQVNTTVALSAMWIDALQRKADEETLVLQKLTSDWQNYSRVLTALKSNTSITTQNMRFLQNNVAADHQRIAMTTEVYYALNQQVINLQMQLENVTSFMDEHEENMHDLHYHSRYYENRTGERFSALDGRLNSIMMEIETVSSSINATVSHVQSMYKYINIESSSCQSRLGRHTEDLQNLNSTVLLLLHMADTLSQQSMMLNVRLDVDVRNLTMVMEEMKLVDVHHKQLITNFTIVKGAPGPPGPKGYRGENGPKGPLGLPGSKGDRGVLGSRGSAGPKGALGPLGTRGGSGPPGNKGTVGIKGAKGALGTPGPGGVPGQKGDIGPSGRDGLPGPPGSTGLQGQSGLPGIIGPAGPRGKPGPVGAPGPPGTPGPPGFSYRHDQINTQKQTMAPVAGSKRQ